The Halorientalis sp. IM1011 genome window below encodes:
- a CDS encoding alkaline phosphatase family protein, translating into MVLVVLALDAVDVRHAEDFGCENLLLDEHTKMQSVAHRLEHPHTGEAWPSIATGLHPTEHGMTGHGEWDSQVLTMLSRIAHTLNVSGNIRGKIGDAIKQNTGQDWSLQIVEEPTFLDGEYRAVHNWPGVYRNEALHYLWGLFEEVKEDRMSEETLIRETYTEAASKFGWVHEAITHDIEIAATHIHVIDVLGHIYSDDEEAYRQVYEDVNEQVGEVRAALGEDDELLILSDHGMEATWLDDDDPGTHSWRAIAASTVGSPPEHALDVKEWVEDHVQEIDPERTRADIPEDQLRELGYID; encoded by the coding sequence ATGGTACTCGTCGTGTTGGCGTTGGACGCCGTCGACGTCCGTCACGCGGAGGATTTCGGCTGTGAGAACTTACTGCTGGACGAACACACGAAGATGCAGTCGGTCGCTCACAGGCTCGAACATCCCCACACGGGCGAGGCCTGGCCCTCCATCGCCACCGGACTCCACCCGACCGAACACGGCATGACGGGCCACGGGGAGTGGGACAGTCAGGTGTTGACCATGCTCTCTCGGATCGCACACACGCTGAACGTCAGCGGGAACATCCGAGGGAAGATCGGGGACGCGATCAAGCAGAACACGGGTCAGGACTGGAGTTTGCAGATCGTCGAGGAACCGACTTTCCTCGACGGAGAGTACCGCGCCGTCCACAACTGGCCCGGTGTCTACCGCAACGAGGCGCTCCACTACCTCTGGGGGCTGTTCGAGGAGGTCAAGGAAGACCGGATGTCCGAGGAGACGCTGATCAGGGAAACGTACACCGAGGCCGCCAGCAAGTTCGGCTGGGTCCACGAGGCGATCACTCACGACATCGAGATCGCCGCGACCCACATCCACGTGATCGACGTGCTGGGCCACATCTACTCCGACGACGAGGAGGCCTACCGGCAGGTGTACGAGGACGTGAACGAGCAGGTCGGCGAGGTCCGGGCGGCGTTGGGAGAGGACGACGAACTCCTGATCCTGAGCGACCACGGGATGGAGGCGACGTGGCTCGACGACGACGACCCCGGCACCCACTCCTGGCGAGCCATCGCCGCGTCGACCGTCGGGTCACCGCCCGAACACGCCCTCGACGTCAAGGAGTGGGTCGAGGACCACGTTCAGGAGATCGACCCCGAACGCACCCGAGCGGATATCCCCGAGGACCAGCTCCGCGAACTCGGCTACATCGACTAA
- a CDS encoding sulfatase-like hydrolase/transferase produces the protein MTSIALVVLDTLRKDSFDDFFDWVPGRRFERAYSTSHRTVPAHASLFTGKYAGEMGIGSENERLTYDGAVLAEQLRDAGYTTRAFSANPYVSSEFQYDRGFEHFERGWRLDAGDPDVFDWGVFISNSHGEGLSRYLRAGWNCVTGDCDTVRSLRHGARLKFYDSGFGPFEMDDGAKTALKTVRNTSFGDDEFFFANLMEAHAPYNPPSEYHTTDDPEFDGVRATVSGKSNVDSSRLRRSYEDSVRYLSDVYQDIFEELRENFDYVITISDHGELFGEHGAWNHCYGVFPELTHVPVVVTSDEDEVVRDETVVSLLDVHRTVLDLAGVDGESRGRSLVKEPAGGVYLTECQGLTPRQYERLASEDVDQRTLDSFEAPVYGLAAPETYYGYETRDGFVETGTATVDEPRERLDELKDELAGAPAQTSDDDLSEAVLDQLDDLGYT, from the coding sequence ATGACAAGCATCGCTCTGGTGGTGCTCGATACCCTCCGGAAGGACTCCTTCGACGACTTTTTCGACTGGGTTCCCGGCCGGCGGTTCGAGCGAGCCTACTCCACGAGCCACCGGACGGTCCCCGCTCACGCCTCGCTGTTCACCGGCAAGTACGCCGGGGAGATGGGGATCGGGAGCGAGAACGAGCGGCTCACCTACGACGGGGCGGTGCTGGCCGAGCAGTTACGCGACGCCGGCTACACGACGCGGGCGTTCAGCGCCAATCCCTACGTCTCCAGCGAGTTCCAGTACGACCGGGGGTTCGAGCACTTCGAGCGCGGCTGGCGGCTGGACGCCGGCGACCCCGACGTGTTCGACTGGGGCGTGTTCATCTCCAACTCCCACGGCGAGGGGCTCAGTCGGTATCTCCGGGCTGGCTGGAACTGCGTCACCGGCGACTGCGATACGGTCCGGTCGCTCCGCCACGGCGCGAGACTGAAGTTCTACGACAGCGGGTTCGGTCCCTTCGAGATGGACGACGGCGCGAAGACTGCGCTGAAGACGGTCCGTAACACGTCGTTCGGCGACGACGAGTTCTTCTTCGCGAACCTGATGGAGGCCCACGCGCCGTACAACCCGCCCTCGGAGTACCACACGACCGACGATCCGGAGTTCGACGGAGTGCGAGCGACCGTCTCCGGGAAGTCCAACGTGGACTCCTCGCGACTGCGCCGGAGCTACGAGGACAGCGTCCGGTACCTCTCCGATGTCTATCAGGACATCTTCGAGGAGTTGCGCGAGAACTTCGACTACGTGATCACGATCTCCGACCACGGGGAACTGTTCGGCGAACACGGCGCGTGGAACCACTGCTACGGCGTCTTCCCGGAGTTGACCCACGTCCCGGTGGTCGTGACGAGCGACGAGGACGAGGTGGTCCGCGACGAGACGGTCGTGAGCCTGCTCGATGTCCACCGGACGGTGCTGGACCTGGCAGGCGTCGACGGCGAGTCCCGCGGCCGCAGTCTCGTGAAAGAACCCGCCGGCGGCGTGTATCTCACGGAGTGTCAGGGGCTGACGCCGCGTCAGTACGAGCGGCTCGCCTCGGAGGACGTGGACCAGCGGACGCTGGACAGTTTCGAGGCCCCGGTGTACGGCCTCGCCGCCCCGGAGACCTACTACGGCTACGAGACTCGCGACGGGTTCGTCGAGACGGGCACCGCGACCGTCGACGAACCACGGGAACGACTCGACGAACTGAAAGACGAACTCGCCGGTGCGCCCGCCCAGACCAGCGACGACGACCTCTCCGAGGCGGTACTGGACCAACTCGACGACCTCGGGTACACGTAG
- a CDS encoding sulfatase yields MTDTNVLLVVMDSVRARNCSLLGHHNETTPNMDALADEATVYTQARSPGTWSLPSHTSIFTGLHVEEHGIRRAHHRFTGQTFWDEIPHRTGVFSENMWITDMGVGLEDPFDDIHGQQNVLFQEGLDPGNFALSEGQGEYVKYLKRCLSHDYPIKSAMNGLYIKAAWDFPQLLPDGHTTGTPAEVYTDLFTDWVDDRTDGWAACINYMDAHLPYEPEAQFDEWDDGTARKLQDDCGDQVWSFNAGEKPVWQMRGFEALYDGAIAQIDHEIGRLVDALKSRGEWDDTLLIVTADHGEGFGEHSEIRPDAIITGHGAGIHELQLHVPLLVKFPGQESGATHDEPVSLTDTPHVVRAALDGDWETDEYVTEGPVLASSHGLEEPMEERASKFVDDLWLYNGDYRALYADRGDRVEKQITWRDDYESVVDVYDAQVSRVMRGESAPKVREAFAELTDASVRESAGEVDVSGATEQRLEDLGYM; encoded by the coding sequence ATGACTGATACGAACGTACTTCTGGTAGTGATGGACAGTGTCCGTGCGCGCAATTGTAGCCTGCTGGGCCACCACAACGAGACGACCCCGAACATGGACGCCCTCGCCGACGAGGCGACGGTCTACACGCAGGCCCGGTCGCCGGGGACCTGGAGCTTACCCAGCCACACCTCGATCTTCACCGGCCTCCACGTCGAGGAACACGGCATCCGCAGGGCCCACCACCGGTTCACGGGGCAGACGTTCTGGGACGAGATTCCCCATCGTACCGGCGTGTTCTCGGAGAACATGTGGATTACGGACATGGGTGTCGGGCTGGAGGACCCGTTCGACGACATCCACGGCCAGCAGAACGTCCTCTTTCAGGAGGGACTCGACCCAGGTAACTTCGCACTCTCGGAGGGGCAGGGTGAGTACGTAAAGTATCTCAAGCGGTGTCTCTCTCACGACTACCCGATCAAGTCCGCCATGAACGGACTGTACATCAAAGCGGCGTGGGACTTCCCACAGCTGTTGCCAGATGGTCACACCACGGGAACGCCAGCGGAGGTCTACACCGACCTGTTCACCGACTGGGTCGACGACCGAACCGACGGGTGGGCCGCCTGTATCAACTACATGGACGCCCACCTGCCGTACGAACCCGAGGCCCAGTTCGACGAATGGGACGACGGGACCGCCCGGAAACTGCAAGACGACTGTGGCGACCAGGTCTGGTCGTTCAACGCCGGCGAGAAGCCAGTCTGGCAGATGCGTGGCTTCGAGGCCCTGTACGACGGCGCCATCGCGCAGATCGACCACGAGATCGGTCGCCTCGTCGACGCGCTCAAGTCCCGCGGCGAGTGGGACGACACGCTGTTGATCGTGACCGCCGACCACGGCGAAGGATTCGGTGAACACTCGGAAATCCGCCCAGACGCGATCATTACGGGCCACGGGGCTGGCATCCACGAACTCCAGTTGCACGTTCCGTTGCTCGTGAAGTTCCCCGGACAGGAGTCGGGAGCGACCCACGACGAACCGGTGTCGCTGACGGACACGCCACACGTCGTGCGCGCCGCCCTCGACGGCGACTGGGAGACCGACGAGTACGTCACCGAGGGCCCCGTATTGGCCTCCTCCCACGGCCTCGAAGAACCCATGGAGGAACGCGCCAGCAAGTTCGTCGACGACCTCTGGCTCTACAACGGCGACTATCGGGCGCTGTACGCCGACCGTGGCGACCGCGTCGAGAAGCAGATTACCTGGCGCGACGACTACGAATCCGTCGTCGACGTGTACGACGCACAGGTGAGTCGCGTCATGCGCGGCGAATCTGCCCCGAAGGTACGCGAAGCCTTCGCCGAACTAACCGACGCCAGTGTCAGGGAGTCCGCGGGCGAAGTGGACGTGTCGGGCGCGACCGAACAGCGCCTCGAAGACCTCGGCTACATGTAG
- a CDS encoding glycosyltransferase family 2 protein, producing the protein MTDVSVVIPSIKEDVLTLESVPEGVDTQVVREGTLNEARNLGVGRAEHDRILILDDDISFTESFFWDLADRIERGTLVGHPDWDYGLVAGRVMAFHRADWERFGGFDEFLKSHMGDTEFALKFVHRGDGVDHIDPDEVEHAPHERSVTTWDRIWRTAYIAAKYPRSAPKILTRTVT; encoded by the coding sequence ATGACCGACGTCTCGGTAGTCATCCCGAGCATCAAGGAGGACGTTCTCACGCTGGAGAGCGTGCCGGAGGGGGTGGACACGCAGGTCGTTCGGGAGGGGACGCTCAACGAGGCGCGTAACCTCGGCGTCGGGCGTGCCGAACACGATCGGATCCTCATACTGGACGACGACATCTCGTTCACCGAGTCGTTCTTCTGGGATTTAGCCGACCGGATCGAGCGCGGCACGCTGGTCGGCCATCCAGACTGGGACTACGGGCTCGTGGCCGGGCGGGTGATGGCGTTTCACCGGGCGGACTGGGAGCGGTTCGGTGGGTTCGACGAGTTTCTGAAATCCCACATGGGGGACACGGAGTTCGCCCTGAAGTTCGTCCACCGGGGAGACGGCGTCGACCATATCGACCCGGACGAGGTCGAACACGCCCCACACGAGCGGTCGGTCACCACCTGGGATCGCATCTGGCGGACCGCCTACATCGCCGCGAAGTACCCACGGTCGGCCCCGAAGATCCTGACACGAACGGTTACCTGA
- a CDS encoding glycosyltransferase, translating into MTDGATDGDTGASEGAATSLADLDVAVAHWGINAWGGAEYLVTHLAQALDCDRVYTLGEPDPDDPNPYGDVQFVDVTRDLSPAPLRRLQSQAGRVFEYALWEDVDWREYGDPDVLVTSGATTRAVITPDDTLHLNYCHSPPRWFYDLYHDRKDSLVGQLARPLVRYLRMRDATVDLRVDGYFANSPIVARRIRKFYDRDAEVLYPPVDLSAYENHGDEGFYLHLGRLDEEKGVPAVVEAFAGSDHRLVLAGGRGDVSEDVMDRIRRADTIDYRGFVDEDEKYDLLATCRALVFNGRDEDFGIVPIEANASGKAVLTRDEGFPALFVDEGENGYRHDGSAEGIEEAIGLFERDGITADPRERAAQFDVSAFRTRLREGIERYYDEFSHTGAFVGRD; encoded by the coding sequence ATGACCGACGGGGCGACGGACGGTGACACCGGGGCGAGTGAGGGAGCGGCCACGAGCCTCGCGGACCTCGACGTGGCGGTCGCACACTGGGGGATCAACGCCTGGGGCGGTGCCGAGTATCTCGTCACTCACCTCGCTCAGGCGCTCGACTGTGATCGGGTCTACACGCTCGGCGAGCCCGACCCCGACGACCCGAACCCCTACGGCGACGTGCAGTTCGTGGACGTGACGCGGGACCTCTCGCCGGCCCCGCTCCGCCGCCTCCAGTCGCAGGCCGGCCGCGTCTTCGAGTACGCTCTCTGGGAGGACGTGGACTGGCGGGAGTACGGCGACCCGGACGTCCTCGTGACTTCCGGCGCGACGACGCGGGCAGTCATCACGCCCGACGATACCCTCCACCTGAACTACTGTCACTCGCCGCCGCGGTGGTTCTACGACCTCTATCACGACCGAAAGGACTCACTCGTCGGGCAACTCGCCCGCCCGCTGGTGCGATACCTGCGGATGCGCGACGCCACCGTCGACCTCCGCGTCGACGGCTACTTCGCCAACAGTCCGATCGTCGCCCGCCGCATCCGGAAGTTCTACGACCGGGACGCCGAGGTGCTGTATCCGCCGGTCGACCTCTCGGCGTACGAAAATCACGGCGACGAAGGCTTTTATTTGCATCTCGGCCGCCTCGACGAGGAGAAAGGGGTCCCCGCGGTCGTCGAGGCCTTCGCGGGGAGCGACCATCGACTCGTGCTGGCCGGCGGCCGCGGCGACGTGAGCGAGGACGTGATGGACCGGATTCGCCGCGCCGATACCATCGATTATCGCGGGTTCGTCGACGAGGACGAGAAGTACGATCTGCTCGCGACCTGTCGCGCGCTGGTGTTCAACGGCCGTGACGAGGACTTCGGGATCGTTCCCATCGAGGCCAACGCCAGCGGGAAGGCGGTGCTGACCCGGGACGAGGGGTTCCCCGCCCTGTTCGTGGATGAGGGGGAGAACGGCTACAGGCACGATGGGTCGGCCGAGGGGATCGAAGAGGCGATAGGACTATTCGAACGCGACGGAATCACCGCGGATCCACGGGAGCGTGCCGCCCAGTTCGACGTGTCAGCCTTCCGAACGCGATTACGGGAGGGGATCGAACGGTACTACGACGAGTTCAGCCACACCGGCGCGTTCGTCGGTCGGGACTGA
- the aglG gene encoding glucosyl-dolichyl phosphate glucuronosyltransferase: protein MRVSVVLCTHTLDRYDAFTEAAHSVLDQTHDDTELVLVSDGSETVYEQFQADFGDREDVRTHCNDENVGLLESRNNGAEVATGDVVAFIDDDAVADEDWVSQLVEAYEYRDALAAGGKMTPEWVAGRPAFLPAEFYFLVGVTQRGFADGPGEVRNTFGSNISFRRDVFLDLDGFDTDIGGRKGDENLQGGETELCARLRETHDAGVYYNPDARVAHKVFEYRTDPKWLLDRAFWQGYSKRGMEVLVPESTGEEYDFLGQLLGEFVPDRAKGLLTDPSRERALQFVMLFVFTAAVGLGYLYGATKWR, encoded by the coding sequence ATGCGGGTCTCGGTCGTCCTCTGCACCCACACGCTCGATCGGTACGATGCCTTCACCGAGGCCGCCCACAGCGTCCTCGACCAGACACACGACGACACGGAACTGGTACTGGTCAGCGACGGCTCCGAGACCGTCTACGAACAGTTCCAGGCCGACTTCGGCGACCGCGAGGACGTGCGAACCCACTGCAACGACGAGAACGTCGGTCTGCTGGAGAGCCGAAACAACGGAGCCGAGGTCGCCACCGGCGACGTGGTCGCGTTCATCGACGACGACGCCGTCGCCGACGAGGACTGGGTTTCACAGCTCGTCGAGGCCTACGAGTACAGAGATGCCCTCGCGGCCGGCGGCAAGATGACCCCAGAGTGGGTCGCCGGTCGCCCCGCCTTCCTCCCCGCGGAGTTCTACTTCCTCGTCGGCGTCACCCAGCGCGGGTTCGCCGACGGCCCCGGCGAGGTCCGCAACACCTTCGGCTCGAACATCTCCTTTCGCCGCGACGTGTTCCTCGACCTCGACGGGTTCGACACCGACATCGGCGGCCGAAAGGGCGACGAGAACCTCCAGGGCGGGGAGACCGAACTCTGTGCCCGCCTCCGTGAGACTCACGATGCCGGCGTCTACTACAATCCTGACGCACGCGTCGCGCACAAAGTATTCGAGTACCGGACCGATCCGAAATGGTTGCTCGATCGCGCGTTCTGGCAGGGCTACTCCAAACGCGGGATGGAAGTGCTGGTTCCCGAATCCACGGGCGAGGAGTACGACTTCCTCGGGCAACTGCTCGGCGAGTTCGTCCCCGACCGGGCGAAGGGGCTCCTCACCGATCCCTCCCGCGAGAGGGCCCTGCAGTTCGTGATGCTGTTCGTGTTCACCGCAGCGGTCGGACTGGGCTACCTCTACGGCGCGACGAAGTGGCGGTGA